In Selenomonas dianae, a genomic segment contains:
- a CDS encoding ComF family protein: MFSFLFDFLFPPRCPSCSVYVERRGSFCAACARQLIGLHTLTCTGETRTYLDGVWAFAHYRAGVRDLLRALKYQKKCSALPALHTILTMGAEVLTRIPHPIVAVPVPLAAERARLRGFNQAEEIFAPWLSAHGIALHPMLLRVRETAPLYEHTRTERRQELRGAFAVMEDMPAAGRDVLLVDDIMTTGATLTECARTLKRAGARHVYAFVLASEHL, from the coding sequence TTGTTTTCATTTTTGTTTGATTTCCTCTTTCCGCCGCGCTGTCCGAGCTGCTCTGTCTATGTCGAGCGCAGGGGCAGTTTTTGCGCTGCCTGTGCGCGGCAGCTGATCGGGCTGCATACGCTCACGTGTACGGGAGAGACGCGCACATATCTCGATGGTGTATGGGCGTTTGCGCACTACCGCGCGGGGGTGCGTGATCTCTTGCGGGCACTGAAATATCAAAAGAAGTGTTCGGCACTTCCTGCACTGCATACGATACTGACGATGGGGGCGGAGGTGCTCACACGAATCCCGCATCCCATCGTCGCCGTACCCGTTCCGCTTGCGGCGGAACGTGCACGCTTGCGCGGCTTCAATCAGGCGGAGGAGATCTTTGCACCGTGGCTTTCGGCACATGGTATTGCGCTTCATCCGATGCTCCTTCGTGTGCGTGAGACGGCACCGCTCTATGAGCATACGCGCACAGAGCGGCGGCAGGAACTGAGGGGCGCATTTGCCGTTATGGAGGATATGCCTGCGGCGGGGCGCGATGTCCTGCTCGTGGACGATATTATGACGACGGGGGCGACGCTCACGGAGTGCGCGCGCACGCTGAAACGTGCGGGGGCGCGGCACGTCTATGCGTTTGTGCTCGCAAGCGAACATCTGTGA
- the ilvB gene encoding biosynthetic-type acetolactate synthase large subunit: MNGARALLESLRAEGVEVVFGYPGGAVLTLYDEVYKMKFPHVLTRHEQGAAHAADGYARASGKVGVAFATSGPGATNLVTGIATAHMDSVPMVCITGQVANPYIGKDSFQEADIVGITTPITKHNYLVKDVSDIPRVVKEAFYIARTGRPGVVVIDVAKDVFDAPIDYEYPAKAMLHGYRDRIPFEMAQVRAAAEALAAARQPLLFVGGGVVLSDTAAYVREILTLTGMPCVATLMGLGSIPAETEGYTGMAGMHGAYASNMAIQECDLLLALGTRFSDRVTGNTAAFAPKAKIVHFDIDPAELNKNVRADIPIIGDLRETLPAFVEAVRAIGDDLPVRFRAWRGEVLSMERAHPLGWKTSEDIRPEELVSRVREIVPQDAICVTDVGQHQMWAAQFFHCHAPRHFLTSGGLGTMGYGLPAAIGAKLAHPDKEVVLITGDGSIMMNCQELATMADNDIDVKIVIVHNSILGMVGQWQRLFYSHHYSASELKGKTDFVRLAEAMGVAGCRIETREELAESLPHLLRERGARLIDVIVPEEADVVPMVPGGKRLDQMVLGGR; encoded by the coding sequence ATGAATGGAGCACGCGCTCTCTTGGAGAGCCTGAGGGCGGAGGGGGTCGAAGTCGTGTTTGGCTACCCGGGCGGTGCCGTCCTCACACTCTATGATGAAGTTTATAAAATGAAATTTCCGCACGTTCTGACGCGTCACGAGCAAGGCGCGGCGCACGCGGCGGACGGGTATGCCAGAGCCTCGGGCAAGGTCGGTGTTGCGTTTGCGACCTCGGGACCTGGGGCGACGAATCTCGTGACGGGCATCGCGACGGCACATATGGACTCCGTGCCGATGGTCTGCATCACGGGGCAGGTCGCGAATCCCTACATCGGCAAGGACTCGTTTCAGGAGGCGGACATCGTCGGCATCACCACGCCGATCACAAAGCACAACTACCTCGTCAAGGACGTAAGCGACATTCCGCGCGTGGTGAAGGAGGCGTTCTATATCGCGCGGACGGGTCGCCCCGGTGTCGTCGTGATCGACGTGGCAAAGGATGTCTTTGATGCGCCCATCGACTACGAATATCCTGCCAAGGCGATGCTCCACGGCTATCGTGATCGCATTCCGTTCGAGATGGCTCAGGTACGTGCCGCTGCGGAGGCGCTTGCCGCTGCGCGTCAGCCCCTCCTCTTTGTGGGCGGCGGCGTCGTACTCTCGGATACGGCTGCGTACGTGCGCGAAATCCTTACGCTCACAGGGATGCCCTGTGTCGCAACGCTCATGGGGCTTGGCAGCATTCCGGCAGAGACCGAGGGCTATACGGGCATGGCGGGGATGCACGGAGCCTATGCCTCGAACATGGCGATCCAGGAGTGTGATCTCCTGCTCGCGCTCGGCACGCGTTTCAGCGACCGCGTGACAGGGAACACGGCGGCATTCGCACCGAAGGCGAAGATCGTGCATTTTGACATTGACCCTGCCGAGCTGAACAAGAATGTACGCGCGGATATTCCCATCATCGGGGATCTCCGCGAGACACTTCCTGCGTTCGTGGAGGCTGTACGCGCCATCGGGGATGATCTGCCGGTTCGATTTCGTGCGTGGCGCGGCGAGGTGCTCTCAATGGAACGCGCCCATCCGCTTGGCTGGAAAACGTCGGAGGACATTCGTCCCGAGGAACTCGTCAGTCGCGTGCGCGAAATCGTTCCGCAGGATGCGATCTGCGTTACGGACGTGGGGCAGCATCAGATGTGGGCGGCGCAGTTCTTTCATTGTCATGCGCCGCGCCACTTCCTCACCTCGGGCGGGCTTGGCACGATGGGGTACGGTCTGCCCGCCGCAATCGGCGCGAAACTCGCACATCCCGACAAGGAGGTCGTGCTCATCACGGGCGACGGCAGCATCATGATGAACTGTCAGGAACTGGCGACCATGGCGGACAATGACATTGACGTGAAGATCGTCATCGTACACAACTCCATCCTCGGCATGGTCGGGCAGTGGCAGCGCCTCTTCTACAGTCACCATTACTCCGCCTCGGAGCTCAAGGGAAAGACCGATTTCGTAAGGCTCGCCGAGGCAATGGGCGTTGCGGGCTGCCGCATTGAGACGCGGGAGGAACTGGCGGAGAGCCTGCCGCATCTGCTCCGCGAAAGGGGCGCACGTCTTATTGATGTGATTGTGCCGGAGGAGGCGGATGTTGTGCCGATGGTGCCGGGCGGCAAGCGGCTGGATCAGATGGTGCTCGGAGGGAGATAA
- the ilvN gene encoding acetolactate synthase small subunit produces MDKYLLAVLVDNKPGVLTHIAGLISRRAFNIESISAGYTEERDVTRINIVVSVASENELRQVVTQLSKLIDVVKIVNLTQMESITRELVLIKVHATKENRAEIIDVVNIFRARIVDVGVENVVIELTGDAKKIDALSELLSDYGIIEIARTGAIALSRGPVPVKEM; encoded by the coding sequence ATGGATAAGTATTTGCTTGCCGTGCTCGTCGACAACAAGCCCGGCGTCCTCACGCATATCGCGGGACTCATCAGCCGCCGCGCGTTCAACATCGAAAGCATCTCCGCCGGCTATACGGAGGAGCGGGATGTCACACGCATCAACATCGTCGTTTCCGTCGCCTCGGAGAACGAACTGCGGCAGGTTGTGACGCAGCTCTCAAAACTCATCGATGTGGTGAAGATCGTCAATCTCACACAGATGGAATCCATCACGCGTGAACTCGTGCTCATCAAGGTACACGCGACGAAGGAAAACCGTGCGGAGATCATCGATGTGGTGAACATCTTCCGTGCACGCATTGTCGATGTCGGCGTGGAGAACGTCGTCATCGAGCTGACGGGTGATGCGAAGAAGATCGATGCGCTCTCGGAGCTGCTCTCCGACTACGGCATCATCGAGATCGCGCGGACGGGAGCGATTGCGCTCTCGCGCGGACCTGTACCGGTCAAAGAAATGTGA
- a CDS encoding L-threonylcarbamoyladenylate synthase, whose amino-acid sequence MDTEILRPTSPTDFECAAAMIRSGALVAFPTETVYGLGANGLDAAACARIYAAKGRPADNPLILHIADLAMAHTVAHDVPFVAAHLFTAFAPGPLTVILPKAENIPDIVTGGLPTVGVRCPDHDIARRLIRAAGVPIAAPSANTSGRPSPTSAAMVFADMEGRIPLILDGGSCRWGVESTIVDCTEEGTVTILRPGAVTREMIAAELPHIEVRMDAALTAEDAVPRAPGMKYTHYAPRVPLTVYVGAGTDVVAALREEILRRSAAGQRPALIASSETIMALSDIIHADDTYHCGARGNHSAFASCLYDALRHFDDLPVTSLLAEGTGSLGLGLAIMNRLRKASGGDIRFV is encoded by the coding sequence ATGGATACGGAGATACTTCGTCCGACATCGCCCACAGATTTTGAGTGCGCCGCTGCGATGATCCGCAGCGGTGCGCTCGTCGCGTTTCCAACGGAGACGGTCTATGGGCTTGGCGCGAACGGACTGGATGCGGCGGCGTGCGCACGAATTTATGCGGCGAAGGGGAGACCCGCCGACAATCCGCTCATCCTCCATATCGCTGACCTTGCGATGGCACATACCGTCGCGCATGACGTTCCATTTGTCGCCGCGCACCTTTTCACCGCATTTGCGCCCGGTCCTCTCACCGTTATCCTGCCGAAAGCAGAGAACATCCCCGACATTGTCACGGGCGGGCTGCCGACGGTCGGCGTGCGCTGTCCTGACCACGATATTGCCCGCCGCCTGATCCGTGCGGCAGGTGTGCCGATCGCCGCGCCGTCTGCGAACACCTCGGGGCGTCCGAGCCCAACCTCGGCGGCAATGGTCTTTGCGGACATGGAGGGGCGTATCCCGCTCATCCTCGACGGCGGGAGTTGTCGGTGGGGCGTGGAGTCCACCATCGTGGACTGCACGGAGGAGGGCACTGTCACGATCCTGCGTCCCGGTGCTGTCACGCGTGAGATGATTGCGGCGGAACTGCCGCATATCGAGGTGCGCATGGATGCAGCTCTTACGGCAGAGGATGCAGTGCCGCGTGCGCCGGGGATGAAGTATACGCACTACGCCCCGCGCGTCCCGCTCACCGTCTATGTGGGGGCGGGAACAGATGTTGTGGCGGCACTGCGGGAGGAGATCTTGCGCCGCAGTGCGGCAGGGCAGCGGCCTGCACTCATCGCAAGCAGTGAGACCATCATGGCACTCTCCGACATCATCCATGCAGATGACACATATCACTGCGGGGCGCGTGGCAATCACAGCGCATTTGCATCCTGCCTCTACGATGCGCTCCGTCACTTTGATGATCTGCCCGTGACCTCCCTTCTCGCCGAGGGAACAGGTTCTCTTGGGCTTGGGCTTGCGATTATGAACCGTCTGCGCAAGGCGAGCGGCGGGGATATTCGTTTTGTGTGA